A portion of the Myxococcaceae bacterium JPH2 genome contains these proteins:
- a CDS encoding amidinotransferase yields the protein MTKRVFVASEFAPLRTVVVARSQIRISDAGVMSEAQLEARLAILPEAERVIARRLVGRDHAEAMPERQKAWEGERLALQAVLEKHGVRVLLPSLLTESQKEAGGKYGYSNSYVRDPWFTVGDVVIEGSLRSLHRRREVLPCRTLFAQEVLPAECSYVAVPQPDAAPIDAKGPQVGPFLEGGDTLVLGKHVFVGLSGLASSESGVAFLRKLLAPRGYVVEPVRLKNNFLHLDCALGLVRQGLLVACREALVDGLPEVLRDWECIEVTEDEASRLGTNGLPISPDVYVTDPVFQRIGDAIARHGVKVEYVDFTISRSFGGAFRCSTQPLWRE from the coding sequence ATGACGAAACGAGTCTTCGTGGCCAGCGAGTTCGCGCCCCTGCGCACCGTGGTGGTCGCGCGCAGCCAGATTCGCATTTCGGACGCGGGCGTCATGTCCGAGGCGCAGCTCGAAGCGCGGCTGGCCATCCTGCCCGAGGCCGAGCGCGTGATTGCGCGTCGCCTGGTGGGGCGCGACCACGCCGAGGCCATGCCCGAGCGGCAGAAGGCTTGGGAGGGTGAGCGACTCGCGCTCCAGGCCGTCTTGGAGAAGCACGGCGTGCGAGTGCTGCTGCCGTCGCTGCTGACGGAGTCTCAGAAGGAGGCCGGCGGCAAGTACGGCTACAGCAACTCCTACGTGCGCGACCCCTGGTTCACGGTGGGGGACGTCGTCATCGAAGGCAGCCTGCGGAGCCTGCACCGCCGCCGCGAAGTGCTCCCGTGCCGGACCTTGTTCGCGCAGGAGGTCCTTCCGGCGGAGTGCAGCTACGTGGCCGTGCCGCAGCCCGATGCCGCGCCCATCGACGCGAAGGGCCCTCAGGTCGGCCCGTTCCTGGAGGGCGGGGACACGTTGGTGCTGGGCAAGCACGTGTTCGTGGGCCTCTCCGGGCTCGCCTCGTCGGAGTCCGGGGTGGCCTTCCTGCGCAAGCTGCTCGCGCCTCGGGGCTATGTGGTCGAGCCCGTGCGGCTCAAGAACAACTTCCTCCACCTCGACTGCGCGCTGGGGCTGGTGCGTCAGGGATTGCTTGTTGCGTGCCGCGAGGCGCTCGTCGACGGTCTCCCCGAGGTCCTGCGCGACTGGGAATGCATCGAGGTCACCGAGGATGAGGCCTCGCGGCTCGGGACCAACGGCCTGCCCATCTCTCCCGATGTCTACGTCACCGACCCTGTGTTCCAGCGCATCGGTGACGCCATCGCTCGGCATGGCGTGAAGGTCGAGTACGTGGACTTCACCATCTCCCGCTCGTTCGGTGGCGCATTCCGCTGCTCGACCCAGCCTCTATGGCGTGAGTAG